In the genome of Carnobacterium pleistocenium FTR1, one region contains:
- a CDS encoding NCS2 family permease, producing MNYFKLKEKQTSVKQEMIAGATSFFALSYIIVVNPLILADAGIPAELSVFSTIIVSAIGSIVMGLWGKAPIVLVPGMGINAFFTYTIVDSLGLSWQQALAVIFVSGLIFTGVAYTSISKLLAAAIPDSLKHGITAGIGLFLVVIGLENGGIIVDGGASSFIMLGDLTQPLVLLAVIGILLSGVLYLRNIPGSFFIGIVVITIISLITGIHKASASSFSLSNLSEFPALIGAFDFSMLFSIPFLLAVFSLTMILIFEAIGLFEGMLEDKTRFTSAFKVSGIMTLVSGLLGTSPTVAAAESASGIKAGGKTGLTAVTAGVLFLLSLLFTPLLTYIPNAALAPVIVITGAIMMENLKHIPFDDFSEWFPAFLIIVMIPLTSSIVDGLAFGFIAYPIFKLAKGEFFKVKKAMHVVSFLFLLTMIAIAII from the coding sequence TTGAATTATTTTAAATTGAAAGAAAAACAAACAAGCGTTAAACAAGAGATGATAGCGGGTGCTACATCATTTTTCGCGTTGTCTTATATCATCGTCGTTAATCCTTTAATATTAGCAGATGCAGGCATTCCTGCCGAACTAAGTGTTTTTAGTACGATTATTGTTTCAGCTATCGGAAGTATAGTGATGGGATTGTGGGGGAAAGCGCCTATAGTTCTAGTGCCAGGTATGGGAATAAACGCATTCTTTACGTATACAATCGTTGATTCATTAGGACTTTCATGGCAGCAAGCATTAGCAGTGATCTTTGTCTCAGGATTGATTTTTACTGGTGTTGCCTATACTTCTATCAGTAAATTATTAGCAGCGGCTATTCCAGATTCTTTGAAACATGGAATAACAGCCGGAATTGGTCTTTTTTTAGTTGTGATTGGGCTAGAAAATGGTGGCATTATTGTTGATGGAGGAGCAAGTTCATTTATCATGTTAGGAGATTTAACTCAGCCGCTTGTATTATTAGCAGTTATTGGGATTTTACTATCGGGTGTGCTTTATTTAAGAAATATACCTGGCAGTTTTTTTATTGGAATTGTAGTTATTACGATTATTTCATTGATAACTGGTATTCATAAAGCCAGTGCTTCTTCATTCTCATTGAGTAATCTTTCTGAATTTCCAGCACTTATAGGGGCTTTTGATTTTTCAATGCTCTTTAGCATACCTTTTTTACTAGCGGTGTTCTCATTGACGATGATTTTGATTTTTGAAGCAATTGGTCTTTTTGAAGGTATGTTGGAAGATAAGACTCGTTTTACAAGTGCGTTTAAAGTTAGCGGGATAATGACTTTGGTATCTGGTTTGTTGGGAACAAGTCCAACCGTAGCAGCAGCTGAAAGTGCATCTGGTATAAAAGCTGGAGGGAAGACAGGACTTACTGCTGTGACAGCGGGGGTATTATTTTTACTTTCATTACTATTCACACCACTGTTAACTTATATTCCTAATGCAGCATTAGCACCTGTTATTGTTATTACTGGTGCAATCATGATGGAGAATTTAAAACACATTCCTTTTGATGATTTTAGCGAATGGTTTCCGGCCTTTTTGATTATAGTGATGATTCCTTTAACGTCAAGTATCGTTGATGGGTTAGCCTTTGGTTTTATAGCCTACCCTATTTTTAAATTAGCAAAAGGCGAATTTTTTAAAGTGAAAAAAGCCATGCATGTAGTCTCATTTCTTTTCTTGCTTACAATGATTGCTATTGCAATCATTTAA
- a CDS encoding DsbA family oxidoreductase produces MKIAVWSDFVCPFCYIGKRHLEAAIKDRTDVEIEFHSYELDPTAPEKVDGKMEVYFAEHKGMSVEQAHSMIQQVTQMANNVDLAYNYDAIQHGNTLKPHRLFQFAKEQGKGNEFMELAKKAYFIEGKWLNDDDFLVHLATSVGLEENRVRDILTSEAYLDAVRLDQAQAAEIGIQGVPFFVIDGQYGLSGAQPIEIFEQVLADIDAKKI; encoded by the coding sequence ATGAAAATAGCAGTATGGTCAGATTTTGTTTGTCCTTTTTGTTACATTGGCAAACGACATTTAGAAGCAGCCATTAAGGATCGCACAGATGTAGAAATTGAGTTTCATAGTTATGAATTAGATCCCACAGCTCCTGAGAAAGTTGACGGTAAAATGGAAGTTTATTTCGCCGAGCATAAAGGAATGAGCGTCGAACAAGCTCATTCTATGATTCAACAAGTTACTCAAATGGCTAACAATGTTGATTTAGCTTATAATTACGATGCTATTCAACATGGAAATACATTAAAACCGCATCGTTTGTTTCAATTTGCCAAAGAGCAAGGTAAAGGCAATGAATTTATGGAACTAGCCAAAAAGGCCTACTTCATTGAAGGTAAATGGCTAAATGACGACGACTTTTTAGTTCATTTGGCTACTTCCGTTGGTTTGGAAGAGAACCGTGTTAGAGATATTTTGACTTCTGAGGCTTATTTAGACGCTGTACGTTTGGACCAAGCCCAAGCAGCTGAAATTGGTATTCAAGGCGTTCCTTTCTTTGTTATTGATGGTCAATATGGTCTTAGCGGAGCTCAGCCTATTGAAATATTTGAACAGGTATTAGCAGATATCGACGCTAAGAAAATATAA